The genomic stretch tgtttggaaagaggtgaaacgccggtcattggaaaagcgttacgctacagtcagtcaacgatcggaacaattttaaaggataacagataaagtgagaataatgaagcatgtgaaaggctctgccccaatgaaaactataattattactaagcaacgcagtgatttaattattggaatacatacgtttcttaagtgttttatatgcatagaaaggtaaaatgtatactatatacttagacaaatgtttgactaactgacgttaaataataccggatgtacttgttctgacttacgtacaaatccgacttaaagacgaactcaggaacagaacttgtacgtaacccagggactgcctgtatacatAATTAGTACGGTTCCTCTTCAGGTTGGACTACCCACAAAATGATACGAGAAATCCTCCACAATGGAACTAGCAAATTCTGCTTATCACCTACTACAACAATCCTGCTGCTTTTGCATCTCTCCATGATCTGTCTCCTGCTGGCAGTTGGGAGGACCATAGTATAACCTGCCATAATGATAGCAGCTTTCTTAGTTTTCAGCTCTATCCATATTGCCTCAGCCCTCCAGTGTCCTATCTGAGTGCAGCTATAATGTTTTCTTTGAGCCGTTGTGCAACTCCCCCACTTCTTTTGCATTTCCCTTATTCATGAAACATTTCAGCTGTCAGTTTTGCCCCTCTCAAGTCCCTATAATGGCCATACATCATGGTTTGTAAACTGATACGCTCTGAGTTCACCTGCATTACATGTAATGTTCCTTGCCTTGAAATAAACACATTCAAACCTATCAGTCCCACCATGTTGATTAACCTGGCTCTGCCTGTCTTTTCTATCAGACTTTTCTAACCCCCTCAGTCCTCTACTCACTGACCGGCTAATTAATCCTCACctccaaactagtttaaactctgcCGACTGTTACCTGGAAGGAAGCCCAATGATTTATGTCTCTGAAATCCTCATCATCACTCCTTAATACATGTGAAACTGTATATTACCTTTATATTGCTTGTCTTTCTAACTTCGAACTGGCACGACCATTTGTGTCCATTGATCCCTTTTTCTCACCACCCGATCACCCTTTGTTTTCTTTTACCCTTCATGTCGTTGTGCTCTCGCCTAATTCTCCCCAGTTTAAGTGAATTGTGATCAACAGAAACGTTAACTCAGATTCCTTTCTATATTGGCTGGATGttccctgattttttttttaattttcagcaTTTACAATTATTTCTTTTCAACATCAGTTCATTGTAAATGAAAGACAGCAGAGGTTAGGTTTCTCTTAAATATGCTGTGGCTTTCATAAGATAGCTAATCTGCTTCTGTTTTGCCACATGATATCTTGCATGAATAATCTTTGAAAAATTAATAGACTAATATATATCTATAATTTCCTTAATATTTGTTGAAATCATTTTCGCCATTCCAtgcatttactttgacttttttttctttctcaaccCAATAATGGTTGCCTAAGGTTACCTTCATGCAGGAAGGAAACCTTCTGTATTACTATTTTCTTTAAGCACTCTTCATACTTTTCTCAGTGATAGGTCGCTGATTCTGGCATCAGATTTCATAATCTCATGGTGCAGTGAGTCACTAGTAAAgcttaaaaacaaaatgctggaagcattcaACACCTCagtcagtatctcagaaacgagGTGATGTTTTGAGTCAGCGCCCTTCATAAGAACTGGGAAATTAATCTTCTATTGTGAATATCCTATCTGTGTTGTGTCTCTCCTATGTCATGTTCCCTTACAGTAAGATGGCAGTCTGTTTTGTCACGCCGTCTTCTATGGGGTCATCCAAAGGTGTTAAGTCTTTTTAAGCATTTTATTTTACAATTGCAAgtccctgctggacattaagaaattaaagtactgcaggtctaacccatcagcaagttgcttgttGGCAGAGAAACTGGTGGAGTTGGACTTGGTGAAGCATGTGCTGCTGCCTGCATCAGAGGGTCGTCAAAGGAGTGCATACGTGAAGGAGGCATGCAGACTAACAGCGAGTGATCATCTTAGTCatgtttcttgtgatcacaagaccctgttgggcaTTGGTTATGTGGAATGCTGCATGTctgattcactggtttattggcagATGGCAGGGGAGCTGTGTGACCTCAGTCATAGTGAGGACAAGGCCTTGAGCCACACGGGAGAGAGGCATCAGAGTTGGTGTGTTCCACCAGATTTCCGGAGGCAATGTGGTGCTTTGTCCAAGCTGGAGTCTGTGCTGTCCCTCAGTgtttgcttggcagaagacaggcaatattgtgtttgactgcagatgGTTGCAACATTCATGCACTCGGGATCCTAAACTATATTTTTCGTGGCAATATTTTACTGATACCTTATTTGTGGCCTGTGTGCTTTTGGTGtttatgactgttggtactgtattttgcaccttggccccagaggaaagcTGTTTACtttggctgcattcatgggtGTACATATATGGTTGGATGAcgattaaacttgaacttctAATTACCTATCTGTGGCCAAAATGCAGTTGGGCCCTGCAGTGCCTTTTCAAAAGTAAACCATTGATTTTTAGAAAATATTTCAGACATTTATGGGGAAAACTGAAGTAGGTGAATTTTACAAACTGACAAAGTGGTTAAATGTTAAATAGTATTTACACTAATTTTATTGGAGAAATCTTGAAAATGTTAAGTGAAGTCTTTACTTCAGTCTCAGCTGTGTCCCAATATGCACCAAGCAATTTCTTAAAGGGAGTGAAAAGGGGAAGCACGTCATTGATAAAATGGTAGAGCACTTCCTGGGTTCTGATGGTGTTATGGGTTGAAGTGTATTGTAACTTAACAGGAAGTACTGTGTAGTGCTTGTCAATTCATGTTGGTGGTTAACTTAACCTGCTCTGGGATTTCCCATTTATAGGTCATTTCAAGGTGAAGTGTAAGGAGGAGCAAGTCACAGCCAAGGCTGGAGATGATGATGTCATCCAGTGCCGATTTTACTCTGGAAGTAAATTTGGAAGTGTGGCTTTTGTTTGGAAGAAAGTGAATACTAAGGGGATTGTCTACAATTATTCGAGGAGCCAAGTCAATCAGACAGAGCAAGATCCAAGCTACCGCAACCGCGCAGAAGTCTTTGCCAGTGAGATCCCTCAAGGGAACTTGTCCCTGAGACTGAGGAATGTGTCTCtgtcagatgctggaatctataaACTCCATGTCTCCAGCCGATCTCAAAGTACCGATGCACAAGTCCTCCTTAGCATCCGAGGTAAGGATGGGAGACTCTTGTTTCACTGtctgaaaaaaaaagaattaattgCTTCTTCCAAAAATTCCTGTACAGGTATCAGTCTGATCATGATTGGAGCAAAGCTGTGTTTAAACTTGGATACTAAACTaaagttttttttagatatatctatatatgtatataaaatcAAAATTAAATCCTGTCCTGGGCTTTGTTTGTGTTCCTTTCCTCAATCTGCGCCCAGTATCTTTCCACAGTGGCTCAGCAAGTCCAGAAAATCGTGTGGTGGGATTGGGATCCTGGCCTGAGACTCTTTGCTATTACTTGTGGTCGTATGTCAGAGCCCTAACACAATGTGCCACATTGCTGACTCCTtattcatcagtgctttataaaagcaGAAGGGATCTGGAGATGAGTACTTTCACCTGGAAGTACTGCTTCTCCCACCTGGACAAGGTAATTTAAAACCTATGCCATGCCTTGTGCCTCGGAATGCGTTGTGTCTGTCGTCTGGTTGAGCTGATTAAAGTATAATCCATACTGGTTAGTGTAAGGTAATAGATTTGATCAACAAGGAATAAAATGGCAGCTGTTTAACATCAGGCTTGAGAGCATGGTTGCTCTCTGAGCAAAATGGTTTGTATTATTGCCTCAGTTCCTCGGATTTACTTTTGTCGGCAGGGCAAGGGTCACCCAGAGATGGGGTGATAACTGGGATGCTTCAGAGGCAGAAATACATTGATCATGTTTGATAGGGTTTGGGGTTCAAGAACAAGTAGAGCCAAGTTTCCAGTGTGTCACCGGTGGGTCAGTTGGGATTTATGGAGATCTGTGGCTACTTTTTGTTGGTGCCAGCTTTTACCTCTGAATTTCCAAAAAAAACCTTATTGTTCTAAATAGGCAAGGGCAGATAGTGTGATATCATCGAGCTGGTCTTAGAAGATAGGGCTTCTGTTCGAGCGTGAGCTCAGGGTTTAAGCTGTGCAGCTTTATATGTGTTTGGCTGCAGTGTACTGGAAGCAAATGAGTTCAGCCCTTTTATAAATGGCCTAATGTGTGTTAGTTAGAGAAGATACTGCTATGGTTAGGTTCATTGGAGGCTTCAGGCTGTGTAGCAAGATTTTGCCACTCCCTGCTGAAGTCTAGGTCTGCAGCATTTCAAATCAGGTAAGGCTGACCTTCAGCAGAGGTCAATTTGATTTCTTGTAAAGCTATCAGATGCTCTGAGTCAGTACTAGTCCAAATTGAGTCCCTGACTAATTTCCAGCGAGATCAGGGCTTAAATACTGTAATGGGCTTCTTAatcaaagtcaggcagcattgctGACAACAGCACATCCCTTCCCATTGACCTTAATGTTTTGAACAGAAGGGAATGGGTAGGTCACCACCCACCCTGACAGCCTCCAATGCACCTGAATCCACAGTCACTGTTGTGGATGTAAAACCAGTCTTCCCGAGAGTGAAACCACACAAAACATCATTTGCATTT from Hemitrygon akajei chromosome 7, sHemAka1.3, whole genome shotgun sequence encodes the following:
- the LOC140730224 gene encoding myelin-oligodendrocyte glycoprotein-like isoform X4, with protein sequence MPCSLVCVFRMNCLLYLSVLLLAAVEMTTAGHFKVKCKEEQVTAKAGDDDVIQCRFYSGSKFGSVAFVWKKVNTKGIVYNYSRSQVNQTEQDPSYRNRAEVFASEIPQGNLSLRLRNVSLSDAGIYKLHVSSRSQSTDAQVLLSIRVSFHSGSASPENRVVGLGSWPETLCYYLWSYVRALTQCATLLTPYSSVLYKSRRDLEMSTFTWKYCFSHLDKLPSCTGSGAWS